A stretch of the Mycobacterium sp. ITM-2016-00317 genome encodes the following:
- a CDS encoding hydantoinase/oxoprolinase family protein, translating to MASACRYSVGIDIGGTFTDAVLLDESGTARLLKTPTTPHDPSEGVNNALALAEQELGLQPGSILSQVEFFGLGTTVATNALIERKGVPTGIITTKGFGDAILMQRAHGHWIGRELHEIMHDSQRRVAEPVVPRPLIREVTERIDHRGEVLVRLDEQEVRIQVQALLDDGVRAIAVCLLWSFRNPAHEQRVAAIIREMAPEVYLSISSELAPVLGEYERTATTALNAYLGPAVRDYMTKLDGSLRDRGLKGSLRILDSGGGVITPERCGETAVSVLTSGPAGGVLASAQLARQIGTPNVLTTDMGGTSFDVGMITDYEPVVQTFQEVNGYRVLKPAVQVTAIGAGGGSIARVVGGQLMVGPTSAGSLPGPVCYRRGGTEPTVTDADVVLGIIDPAYFLGGSFELDREGAERAVHDKIAAPLGISVQEAAAGIKAIADHRMADLLDTLTVGHGHDPRDFVVFAYGGAGGSHCHRFGAELGAQSIIVPATATVHSAFGAVMSDLHVSAEISDPMHSASWHGAVDAFDPDRFNRHFAELEAEVGKELLEGGAAADRITVARFAEVRFRMQSKTLSVPVEAGTLDSDSIARLLSSFETQFVDLYGREALFLGAGVEIVSLRVQAKGALDKPRVTRVVSAGAGGGHMPSSRPVYLGPEHGLVSADVARGTDLRPGDRVQGPAVIEHPGTTIFVGPGQSAVIDDLENTVINNDPKGH from the coding sequence ATGGCATCTGCCTGCCGTTACTCCGTCGGCATCGACATCGGCGGGACGTTCACCGACGCCGTCCTGCTCGACGAGTCGGGCACCGCGCGGCTGCTGAAAACGCCCACCACGCCGCACGATCCGTCCGAAGGGGTGAACAACGCGCTGGCGCTGGCCGAACAGGAATTGGGCCTGCAGCCCGGCTCGATCCTGTCCCAGGTCGAGTTCTTCGGGCTGGGCACCACCGTGGCCACCAACGCGCTGATCGAGCGCAAGGGTGTCCCCACCGGCATCATCACCACCAAGGGGTTCGGCGACGCGATCCTGATGCAGCGCGCCCACGGCCACTGGATCGGCCGCGAGCTGCACGAGATCATGCACGACTCGCAGCGCCGGGTGGCCGAACCGGTCGTCCCGCGGCCGCTGATCCGCGAGGTCACCGAACGCATCGACCACCGCGGCGAGGTGCTCGTCCGGCTCGACGAACAGGAGGTCCGCATCCAGGTGCAGGCGCTGCTCGACGACGGCGTGCGCGCGATCGCGGTGTGCCTGCTGTGGTCGTTCCGCAACCCGGCCCACGAGCAGCGCGTGGCCGCGATCATCCGCGAGATGGCTCCCGAGGTGTACCTGAGCATCTCCAGCGAGCTCGCCCCGGTGCTCGGTGAGTACGAGCGCACCGCCACCACCGCGCTGAACGCGTACCTCGGCCCCGCGGTGCGCGACTACATGACCAAGCTCGACGGCTCTCTGCGCGACCGCGGCCTGAAAGGTTCGCTGCGCATCCTGGACTCCGGCGGCGGGGTGATCACCCCGGAGCGCTGCGGCGAGACCGCGGTCTCGGTGCTGACGTCGGGTCCCGCGGGCGGGGTGCTGGCCAGTGCCCAGCTCGCCCGGCAGATCGGCACCCCGAACGTGCTGACCACCGACATGGGCGGCACCTCGTTCGACGTCGGCATGATCACCGACTACGAGCCCGTGGTGCAAACCTTCCAGGAGGTCAACGGCTACCGGGTGCTCAAGCCCGCCGTGCAGGTCACCGCGATCGGCGCGGGCGGCGGCTCCATCGCGCGCGTCGTCGGCGGCCAGCTCATGGTCGGCCCGACCAGCGCGGGCTCGCTGCCCGGGCCCGTCTGCTACCGACGCGGCGGCACCGAACCCACCGTCACCGACGCCGACGTGGTGCTCGGCATCATCGACCCCGCCTACTTCCTCGGCGGTTCCTTCGAGCTCGACCGCGAGGGTGCCGAACGCGCCGTGCACGACAAAATCGCGGCGCCGCTGGGAATCTCGGTGCAGGAGGCGGCCGCGGGCATCAAGGCCATCGCGGACCACCGGATGGCCGACCTGCTCGACACGCTGACCGTCGGCCACGGTCACGACCCCCGCGACTTCGTGGTGTTCGCCTACGGTGGCGCCGGCGGATCGCACTGCCACCGGTTCGGGGCCGAGCTGGGCGCGCAGTCGATCATCGTGCCCGCGACCGCGACCGTGCACTCGGCGTTCGGCGCGGTGATGAGCGATCTGCACGTCTCGGCCGAGATCTCCGACCCGATGCACTCGGCGAGCTGGCACGGGGCGGTGGACGCCTTCGATCCCGACCGTTTCAACCGGCATTTCGCCGAACTCGAGGCCGAGGTCGGCAAGGAGCTGCTCGAAGGCGGGGCGGCAGCCGACCGGATCACCGTCGCGCGCTTCGCCGAGGTGCGGTTCCGGATGCAGAGCAAGACCCTGAGCGTGCCGGTGGAGGCGGGCACGCTGGACTCGGATTCGATTGCGCGCCTGCTGTCGTCGTTCGAGACGCAGTTCGTCGACCTCTACGGCCGCGAGGCGCTGTTCCTGGGCGCCGGGGTGGAGATCGTGTCCTTGCGGGTGCAGGCCAAGGGGGCACTGGACAAGCCGCGGGTCACCCGTGTCGTCAGCGCCGGTGCCGGCGGTGGGCACATGCCGTCGTCGAGGCCGGTGTACCTGGGCCCCGAACACGGGCTGGTGAGCGCGGACGTGGCCCGCGGCACCGACCTGCGCCCGGGTGACCGGGTGCAGGGGCCGGCGGTGATCGAGCACCCCGGCACCACGATCTTCGTTGGGCCGGGGCAGAGCGCGGTCATCGACGACCTGGAGAACACCGTCATCAACAACGACCCGAAGGGGCACTGA
- a CDS encoding TetR/AcrR family transcriptional regulator gives MATLRDAQKQQTRRLLLDTGLALISEKGYPATTIDDIAAAAGTTRTTFYLHFGSKAALIKELLAEVDEILTADDDPPLAAVVASGDRELVRKWLDHKFDQWTRVGPYLLVAHQAEASEPEVAATISSWFDGTIAAIESGLDRAGRFDPESRWVRSALAFGQFEYVSRRFFSRGWEADRQVVLQTLTDSWCHLLAQG, from the coding sequence GTGGCCACCCTGCGCGATGCCCAGAAGCAACAGACACGTCGCCTGCTGCTCGACACGGGTCTGGCCTTGATCAGCGAAAAGGGCTACCCCGCAACGACGATCGACGACATCGCGGCGGCAGCCGGGACCACCCGGACCACCTTCTATCTGCATTTCGGGTCGAAGGCGGCGCTGATCAAGGAGCTGCTGGCCGAGGTGGACGAGATCCTGACCGCCGACGACGATCCGCCGCTGGCCGCCGTCGTGGCCTCCGGCGACCGCGAGCTGGTGCGCAAGTGGCTGGACCACAAGTTCGACCAGTGGACCAGGGTCGGCCCCTATCTACTGGTGGCCCACCAGGCCGAAGCCAGCGAACCCGAGGTGGCGGCGACCATCTCGAGCTGGTTCGACGGCACGATCGCCGCGATCGAGTCCGGCCTGGACCGCGCCGGCCGCTTTGACCCCGAGAGCCGTTGGGTGCGAAGCGCTCTGGCGTTCGGTCAGTTCGAATACGTATCGCGGCGGTTCTTCAGCCGAGGCTGGGAGGCCGACCGGCAGGTGGTCCTGCAGACCCTCACCGACTCGTGGTGTCACCTGCTGGCACAGGGATGA
- a CDS encoding MarR family winged helix-turn-helix transcriptional regulator: MADMLDGSRLRELALTLHDLSWRIARFGPAQAGVEPLPASELAVLRAVMDQPGRAMSEVAQSLAMQPSNVSAAVRALHDRGLVEKRPAAHDRRVTLLAPTPRALKEREQIEASITATVSAALASLPAEQADALRRALPALRALAEQVGTAAWRL, translated from the coding sequence ATGGCCGACATGCTCGACGGGAGCCGGCTGCGCGAGCTGGCCCTGACGCTGCACGACCTGTCCTGGCGCATCGCACGGTTCGGCCCGGCCCAGGCCGGCGTCGAGCCGCTGCCCGCCTCCGAATTGGCGGTACTGCGCGCAGTGATGGACCAGCCGGGCCGCGCCATGTCCGAGGTCGCCCAGTCACTGGCCATGCAGCCCAGCAACGTCAGCGCCGCGGTGCGCGCCCTGCACGACCGCGGGCTCGTCGAGAAACGACCCGCCGCCCACGACCGGCGCGTCACCTTGCTGGCGCCCACCCCGCGGGCACTGAAGGAACGTGAGCAGATCGAGGCGTCGATCACCGCGACCGTATCGGCGGCGCTGGCGAGTCTGCCCGCCGAGCAGGCCGACGCCCTGCGCCGCGCGCTGCCGGCGCTGCGAGCCCTGGCCGAACAGGTCGGCACCGCGGCGTGGCGGCTCTAG
- a CDS encoding Rv2578c family radical SAM protein codes for MRWAGQGIAVDDGALPGLQRMGLVRSVRTPQFDGITFHEVLCKSALNRVPEGAAHLPFRFTVNGYRGCSHACRYCFARPTHEYLDFDSGRDFDTQVVVKTNVAEVLRRELSRPSWTRETVALGTNTDPYQRAEGRYSLMPGIIGALTDSGTPFSILTKGTLLRRDLPLLTDAAQRVDVSVAVSLAVGDPGLHALIEPGTPTPEARLGLISAIRAAGLRCHVMVAPVLPRLTDSDEHLDDLLGRIAAAGASSATVFGLHLRGTTRGWFMDWLARTYPDLVGEYRRLYRRGAYLPAEYRADLARRAAPLMAKHGLVSGSRMSAPAPPPAVAAVSVPAMQPTLF; via the coding sequence ATGCGCTGGGCAGGTCAAGGTATCGCCGTCGACGACGGAGCGCTGCCCGGTCTGCAGCGCATGGGTCTGGTCCGCAGCGTGCGTACCCCGCAGTTCGACGGAATCACCTTTCACGAGGTGCTGTGCAAATCGGCGCTGAACCGGGTTCCCGAAGGCGCGGCGCATCTGCCGTTCCGGTTCACCGTCAACGGCTACCGCGGTTGCTCGCACGCGTGCCGTTACTGCTTCGCCCGCCCGACGCACGAGTATCTGGACTTCGACAGCGGCCGGGACTTCGACACCCAGGTGGTCGTCAAGACCAATGTCGCCGAGGTGCTGCGCCGCGAACTGAGCCGGCCGTCGTGGACCCGCGAAACCGTCGCGCTGGGCACGAATACGGACCCCTACCAGCGCGCCGAGGGGCGGTACTCCCTGATGCCCGGCATCATCGGCGCGCTCACCGATTCTGGGACGCCGTTCTCGATCCTGACCAAGGGCACGCTGCTGCGCCGGGACCTGCCGCTGCTCACCGATGCCGCGCAGCGGGTGGACGTCAGCGTCGCGGTGTCACTGGCGGTGGGTGACCCCGGCCTGCACGCGCTGATCGAGCCCGGCACGCCGACGCCCGAGGCGCGGCTCGGGCTGATCTCGGCGATCCGGGCGGCGGGCCTGCGCTGCCACGTGATGGTGGCGCCGGTGCTGCCGCGGCTGACCGATTCCGACGAGCATCTCGACGACCTGCTCGGACGTATCGCGGCCGCGGGCGCGTCCAGTGCCACGGTGTTCGGCCTGCACCTGCGGGGCACCACGCGGGGCTGGTTCATGGACTGGCTGGCGCGCACCTATCCCGACCTGGTCGGTGAGTACCGGCGGCTGTACCGGCGCGGCGCCTACCTGCCTGCCGAGTACCGGGCGGACCTGGCGCGACGGGCCGCGCCACTGATGGCGAAGCACGGTCTGGTCAGCGGATCGCGGATGAGCGCGCCCGCGCCCCCGCCTGCTGTCGCGGCGGTCTCCGTGCCGGCGATGCAGCCCACATTGTTTTAG